In Sphingobacteriaceae bacterium, the following proteins share a genomic window:
- a CDS encoding TonB-dependent receptor → MRGTDNEAITGVVVGVKENPKISTTSDETGLYSLEIEAGKLITLVFINISYEQRTHTVIAKAGENISYSPTLNFKNTFTTVEITSGARYEEVVRLNPQIISAIPGRDDVESMIKTQAGVSSNNELSSGYSVRGGNFDENLVYVNDIEVYRPFLVRSGQQEGLSFANPNMVSNINFSAGGFDAKYGDKLSSVLDITYRKPLKFAGNASGSFLGGNVQLEGISKNRLVAWNVGARYRTNSYLLQSLDTKLNTTGGYRPSAMDVQSFLTFDVNPKLRIEFLGNIANNKYLVKPVNRQTDFGTVSEAIRVTMYFDGQELMQYSTYMGGLSATFRPNTLTKLKLIASAYRANEQEVYTIQGQYYIDQLEADLGKPNFGQVAFNRGVGTFLNNGRNYLTANVYNLEHKGTRTINSNNELLWGVREQFEKIEDKLGEWRTVDSAGFNVPYSPTEINLTDVYKTTITLPSWRSQAYLQFNHSSTLKGGAVFRASGGVRANHWTVNNQTVFSPRVSFALKPDWKRDWLFKLSGGFYYQPPFYRELRNIDGTINKNVKAQRSIHAVFTSDYVFRMWNRPFKLMMSAYFKQLNAIVPYEIDNVRIRYFANNNTKGYATGADVRINGEFVKGVESWATIGVLRTYEYSKDNIHYVYYNKDGEKIIRGSTFDQVRADSQRVDPGYIPRPTDQLITFGLFFQDNLPRYPSIKFNLNLQFGSGLPTGPPTHLRWQQTRRMPPYRRADAGLAYNVLKADREMKRKNYFNNLKEMWIFLEVLNLLQIQNTVSYTWITDVTGNQYAVPNYLTNRQVNVKLQIRF, encoded by the coding sequence GTGAGAGGTACGGATAACGAGGCTATTACGGGCGTAGTAGTAGGTGTAAAAGAGAACCCGAAAATTTCGACTACTAGTGATGAAACCGGACTTTATTCGCTTGAGATTGAGGCAGGAAAATTAATCACACTGGTATTTATAAATATCAGCTACGAGCAGCGCACTCACACTGTTATAGCTAAAGCCGGTGAAAACATTAGTTATTCACCCACACTGAATTTTAAAAACACTTTTACAACCGTTGAAATTACTTCCGGGGCGCGCTATGAAGAAGTTGTGCGACTAAATCCTCAAATTATATCTGCCATTCCTGGTCGCGACGATGTTGAAAGTATGATTAAAACCCAGGCAGGGGTGAGCAGTAACAACGAGCTAAGCAGCGGTTACAGTGTGCGTGGCGGTAACTTCGATGAAAACCTGGTTTACGTAAACGACATTGAAGTGTACCGTCCTTTTCTTGTTCGCAGTGGGCAACAAGAAGGTTTAAGTTTCGCGAATCCGAATATGGTGTCCAACATTAATTTTTCTGCGGGAGGATTTGATGCAAAGTATGGAGATAAACTCAGTAGCGTTTTGGATATTACTTATCGCAAGCCTTTAAAATTTGCAGGAAATGCCTCAGGTAGTTTTTTAGGAGGAAATGTGCAGTTGGAAGGCATCTCAAAAAATCGCCTCGTTGCCTGGAACGTAGGTGCAAGGTACCGTACCAACAGCTATTTATTACAAAGCCTTGACACAAAGTTAAATACCACGGGCGGCTACAGGCCAAGTGCTATGGATGTACAAAGCTTCCTGACCTTTGATGTGAATCCTAAATTAAGGATTGAATTTCTGGGCAACATTGCGAACAATAAATATCTGGTAAAGCCTGTAAATCGTCAAACCGATTTCGGAACCGTGAGTGAAGCCATTCGTGTTACCATGTATTTCGACGGACAGGAATTGATGCAGTATTCTACTTACATGGGAGGACTCTCTGCAACATTCCGCCCCAATACATTAACAAAATTAAAGCTCATTGCCTCGGCTTACAGAGCTAATGAGCAGGAAGTTTACACCATTCAGGGGCAGTATTATATTGACCAGTTAGAAGCTGATCTTGGTAAACCAAACTTTGGTCAGGTGGCATTTAACCGTGGTGTTGGTACGTTTTTAAACAATGGCAGAAATTATCTGACGGCGAATGTTTACAACCTTGAACACAAGGGCACGCGCACTATTAATAGCAACAATGAGTTATTATGGGGAGTACGCGAACAATTTGAAAAAATTGAGGATAAACTGGGAGAGTGGCGCACGGTAGATTCTGCCGGGTTTAATGTGCCTTACAGTCCAACCGAAATAAATCTTACCGATGTTTACAAAACCACTATTACGCTTCCCAGTTGGAGATCACAAGCCTATCTTCAGTTCAATCATTCTTCTACTTTAAAAGGAGGGGCTGTTTTTAGGGCCAGCGGAGGCGTTCGTGCCAATCACTGGACGGTAAATAATCAAACGGTTTTTTCACCGCGTGTAAGCTTTGCACTAAAACCAGACTGGAAGCGCGATTGGCTGTTTAAGCTCAGCGGCGGATTTTATTATCAACCCCCGTTTTACCGTGAACTCAGAAATATAGACGGCACAATTAATAAAAATGTAAAAGCACAACGGTCAATCCATGCCGTGTTTACGAGTGATTACGTCTTCCGCATGTGGAACCGCCCTTTTAAATTAATGATGTCTGCTTATTTTAAACAACTTAACGCTATTGTTCCTTATGAAATTGACAATGTAAGGATCCGTTATTTCGCGAACAACAATACCAAAGGGTATGCAACCGGAGCCGATGTAAGGATTAACGGTGAATTTGTGAAGGGGGTTGAAAGTTGGGCTACCATTGGTGTTTTAAGAACTTACGAATATTCAAAAGACAACATTCACTATGTTTATTATAACAAAGATGGTGAGAAAATCATAAGAGGTTCTACTTTTGACCAGGTGCGTGCGGATAGTCAGAGAGTTGATCCGGGTTATATCCCCCGTCCCACTGATCAGCTTATTACTTTTGGATTATTTTTCCAGGATAATTTGCCGCGGTATCCTTCTATCAAGTTTAACCTCAATCTTCAATTTGGAAGTGGTCTGCCTACAGGACCTCCCACACATTTACGCTGGCAGCAAACACGGCGTATGCCACCTTACCGTCGTGCCGATGCAGGATTGGCTTATAATGTATTGAAGGCGGATCGCGAAATGAAACGTAAAAACTACTTTAATAATCTGAAAGAGATGTGGATCTTTTTAGAAGTGCTCAATTTGCTTCAGATTCAAAATACGGTGTCGTACACCTGGATCACCGATGTAACAGGCAACCAGTATGCGGTTCCTAATTACCTTACTAACCGCCAGGTAAACGTTAAGTTGCAGATTCGCTTTTAG
- a CDS encoding flavin reductase codes for MLTLNPKELAIPVLQKYLQNAVAPRPICFASTVNKDGEPNLAPFSFFNIFSSNPPIAVFSPAYSGRTGAAKDTLLNILEVPEVVINVVTYNMVQQTSLASSPFAKGVNEFIKAGFTPLASDLIKPFRVKESPVQLECKVVEIKELGKAGGAGNLVICEIIRIHIEDSVLNDDNQIDTRKIDLVARMGDNWYCRASGDALFEVKKPITTIGIGLDQIPFAIRNSTVLSGNNLGLLGSVEELPGAEEIAEFKKTISSFSTTEEQHLFAKTLLEAHKVKEAWMVLL; via the coding sequence ATGTTAACACTAAATCCTAAAGAATTAGCCATTCCTGTTTTGCAAAAATACCTGCAAAACGCGGTAGCTCCACGTCCTATTTGCTTCGCAAGCACTGTGAACAAAGACGGTGAACCCAACCTGGCTCCTTTTAGCTTCTTTAATATTTTCTCATCCAATCCCCCCATTGCAGTTTTTTCGCCGGCTTACAGCGGACGTACAGGCGCTGCCAAAGACACTTTGTTGAATATTCTTGAAGTGCCTGAAGTAGTAATTAATGTGGTAACTTATAATATGGTTCAGCAGACCAGCCTGGCCAGCAGTCCTTTTGCAAAGGGTGTGAATGAATTTATCAAAGCAGGATTTACCCCACTTGCATCTGACCTGATTAAACCTTTTCGTGTGAAAGAGAGTCCGGTTCAACTGGAGTGTAAGGTGGTGGAGATAAAAGAACTTGGAAAAGCAGGAGGTGCCGGTAACCTTGTTATCTGCGAAATTATAAGAATTCATATTGAAGACTCTGTTCTTAATGACGACAACCAGATAGATACCCGCAAGATTGACCTCGTAGCCCGTATGGGCGACAATTGGTATTGCAGAGCCAGCGGAGATGCATTATTTGAAGTAAAGAAGCCTATTACAACTATTGGAATTGGCTTAGATCAGATTCCATTTGCCATTCGTAACAGCACTGTGTTAAGTGGAAATAATCTTGGACTTTTGGGAAGTGTGGAGGAATTACCAGGTGCAGAAGAAATTGCAGAATTTAAAAAAACCATAAGCTCATTTTCCACTACCGAAGAGCAGCATCTGTTTGCAAAAACATTACTGGAAGCCCACAAGGTGAAAGAAGCCTGGATGGTGTTACTTTAA
- a CDS encoding L-asparaginase 1, with protein MAKKSSVLLIYTGGTIGMMQDARTGELKPFDFKSLTEQIPELTKFDIDLSSISFKNPIDSSNMHPEVWIELAKIIEKNYSKYDGFVVLHGSDTMSFTASALSFMLENLNKPVVLTGSQLPIGIIRTDGKENLITAIEIAGTKEKGKSIVTEVCVYFEYKLYRGNRTFKYNSAHFDAFKSPNYPALAEAGVTISYNKPALLKSASKPLKIHTTLDNDIAVLKLFPGISKKITSAILNTKGIKAIILETFGAGNATTQDWFVEELEKAIARGIIILNITQCSEGRVIQGMYETSSQLKKLGVIGGSDLTFESAVTKLMFLLGQKLKPAQLKKMLQADLRGELSK; from the coding sequence ATGGCTAAAAAATCATCTGTACTTTTAATTTATACCGGTGGAACTATAGGTATGATGCAGGATGCCAGAACAGGAGAACTAAAGCCTTTTGATTTTAAGTCGCTCACCGAACAAATTCCAGAACTCACAAAGTTCGATATTGACCTTTCTTCTATCTCCTTTAAAAATCCGATTGACTCTTCGAATATGCACCCGGAAGTATGGATAGAGCTGGCAAAAATCATTGAAAAAAATTACAGCAAATACGATGGCTTTGTAGTGTTGCATGGCAGCGATACCATGAGTTTTACGGCCAGCGCGCTGAGCTTTATGCTCGAAAATCTGAATAAACCTGTAGTGCTCACTGGTTCACAATTACCAATCGGCATTATAAGAACAGATGGTAAAGAAAACCTGATAACTGCCATTGAGATTGCGGGAACCAAAGAAAAAGGAAAATCTATTGTAACAGAAGTGTGCGTGTATTTTGAATACAAACTTTACCGTGGTAACAGGACATTCAAATATAACAGCGCGCATTTTGACGCTTTTAAATCGCCCAATTATCCTGCCCTTGCCGAGGCCGGTGTAACTATCAGCTATAACAAACCAGCGCTCTTAAAATCAGCGTCGAAGCCCTTAAAAATTCACACAACTTTAGATAATGATATTGCGGTACTAAAATTATTTCCGGGTATCAGTAAAAAAATAACCTCGGCTATATTAAATACAAAAGGCATTAAGGCTATTATTTTAGAGACATTTGGAGCAGGTAATGCTACCACGCAAGACTGGTTTGTAGAAGAGTTAGAGAAAGCCATTGCCCGAGGCATCATCATCTTAAACATTACCCAGTGCAGCGAAGGGCGCGTTATACAGGGGATGTACGAGACCAGTTCACAACTTAAAAAACTAGGGGTGATTGGAGGTTCAGACCTTACTTTTGAAAGTGCGGTTACCAAACTTATGTTTTTACTGGGTCAAAAATTAAAACCTGCTCAACTAAAGAAGATGCTGCAGGCAGATCTCCGCGGGGAGTTGAGCAAGTAA
- a CDS encoding cystathionine beta-synthase, with translation MKICKTILETIGNTPMVKLNKITKDLPCDVYAKVETFNPGNSIKDRMALKMVEDAELDGRLKPGGTIIEGTSGNTGMGLAIAAVIKGYKCIFTTTDKQSKEKVDALRAFGAEVIVCPTDVEPEDPRSYYSVSSRLVQEIPNAWKPNQYDNLSNSQAHYEQTGPEIWDQTDGKITHLVVGVGTGGTICGTGKYLKEKNPNIKILGIDTYGSVFKKYKETGIFDKNEIYSYITEGIGEDFLPANVDFNVIDHFEKVTDKDAAVMTRRIPREEGIFAGNSAGSAMAGLLQMKGMFKKGDVVVVIFHDHGTRYLGKMFNDDWMRERHFLEMSKPKAIDLVANHKNQKLLTVDVEATVSDALAILNKYDISQIPVTEKGHYVGSLNESYLFTRLIEDSEVKNKSVKYLMQAAFPIVGEKAPIEEVSKLITKDNNAVLLRDMGGNMHIITKHDIIQAVAQMA, from the coding sequence ATGAAAATTTGCAAGACAATACTTGAAACTATTGGGAATACCCCGATGGTGAAACTCAATAAAATCACAAAAGATCTTCCCTGCGATGTTTACGCTAAAGTGGAAACTTTTAACCCGGGAAATTCCATTAAAGACCGTATGGCACTTAAAATGGTAGAAGATGCCGAGTTGGATGGCCGCTTAAAACCAGGCGGAACTATTATTGAAGGCACGAGTGGAAACACAGGGATGGGTCTTGCCATTGCCGCTGTTATTAAAGGCTACAAATGTATTTTTACAACTACAGATAAACAAAGTAAAGAGAAAGTAGATGCTTTGCGTGCTTTCGGTGCCGAAGTCATTGTTTGTCCTACTGACGTTGAACCTGAAGATCCGCGTTCGTATTATTCTGTTTCTTCACGTCTGGTACAAGAAATTCCGAATGCCTGGAAACCTAATCAATACGACAATTTAAGCAATAGCCAGGCGCACTACGAACAAACAGGGCCAGAGATCTGGGATCAAACAGACGGCAAAATCACTCACCTGGTTGTAGGAGTTGGAACCGGTGGAACTATTTGCGGAACAGGAAAATATCTAAAAGAAAAAAATCCGAATATTAAAATATTAGGAATTGATACCTACGGTTCAGTATTTAAAAAATACAAAGAGACCGGCATCTTCGATAAAAATGAAATTTACTCTTACATCACAGAAGGCATTGGAGAAGACTTTTTGCCAGCTAATGTGGATTTTAATGTGATCGATCATTTTGAAAAAGTTACCGATAAAGATGCGGCAGTAATGACGCGCCGTATTCCCCGTGAAGAAGGCATCTTTGCTGGAAACAGCGCAGGATCGGCTATGGCAGGACTTTTACAAATGAAAGGCATGTTTAAAAAAGGCGATGTGGTAGTTGTTATTTTTCACGATCATGGCACCCGTTATTTAGGAAAAATGTTTAACGATGACTGGATGCGCGAACGTCATTTCTTAGAGATGAGTAAACCAAAAGCCATTGACCTTGTTGCTAATCACAAGAACCAAAAATTATTGACCGTGGACGTTGAAGCGACTGTAAGTGATGCTTTGGCCATACTAAACAAATATGATATCTCACAAATTCCGGTAACCGAAAAAGGTCACTATGTGGGGTCGTTAAACGAAAGTTATTTATTTACACGTTTGATCGAAGACAGTGAAGTGAAAAACAAGTCTGTGAAATACCTTATGCAGGCGGCTTTTCCTATTGTTGGCGAAAAAGCGCCCATTGAAGAAGTAAGTAAACTGATTACAAAAGATAACAATGCGGTTTTATTACGCGACATGGGAGGTAACATGCATATCATTACCAAACACGATATTATTCAGGCCGTGGCGCAAATGGCTTAA